In Silene latifolia isolate original U9 population chromosome X, ASM4854445v1, whole genome shotgun sequence, the following proteins share a genomic window:
- the LOC141617317 gene encoding uncharacterized protein LOC141617317, translating into MCDIHSGDCGNHTGGRSLSNKTLRQDYFWPTMRKDAIDYVKKCEKCQRAYMLAMTDYFSKWIEAEVFPHIQEKSTPKVVTGQTPFSLVYGAEAIIPSEVQVLTHGYANATEERNQVEMASSLDTIDEPRTSAQIRMTAYKQTAARSYNKNLRLRTLQVGDLVLRKVFPNTKNQSAGKFAYNWEGPYRIEGIMGNGAYKLLTMDGEAFPRSWNIIHIKTYYV; encoded by the exons ATGTGTGATATCCACAGTGGTGATTGTGGAAATCACACAGGGGGTAGGAGCCTGTCAAACAAGACACTAAGGCAGGattacttctggcctaccatgaggAAGGACGCCATAGATTACGTCAAAAAATGCGAAAAATGCCAAAG GGCGTACATGCTGGCAATGACGGATTACTTCtctaaatggatagaggcagaagttTTCCCTCATATCCAGGAGAA AAGTACCCCCAAAGTGGTAACAGGTCAAACACCATTCAGTCTGGTATATGGGGCCGAGGCAATTATTCCCTCTGAGGTTCAAGTACTGACGCATGGATATGCCAATGCCACCGAAGAGAGGAACCAGGTAGAAATGGCCAGCAGCCTGGATACCATTGATGAGCCAAGGACCAGCGCCCAAATCAGGATGACAGCCTACAAGCAGACAGctgccaggagttacaacaaaaacTTAAGGCTGAGAACGCTGCAGGTAGGGGACCTGGTACTCAGGAAGGTATTCCCAAACACCAAGAATCAGAgtgcaggcaaattcgcctacaactggGAAGGTCCTTACCGCATAGAAGGCATCATGGGTAATGGGGCATACAAGTTGTTGACTATGGATGGGGAAGCTTTCCCTAGATCCTGGAACATCATTCACATTAAAACGTATTATGTCTGA
- the LOC141617318 gene encoding uncharacterized protein LOC141617318: MTLYDGTEDLLEHINQYKQKMMVGAATRPEKEACMCKGFGSTLSGAALQWVSECFQSAVRKHRKPEKLSNDLYQIVQRFEESTRDYLAIFNVKKISIPRCDPTTAVNAFRRGLHRDSDLYKDLMKHPCATFEEVKLMAEATYLLEEDEDRRDLYGTESSSRKITTERKNERAKPYSKNTVNKVSGETEITEAPPNLSEYGFTTGLAGVSYSAAKRHATETKGDKPEFSLRVSRQDLLAISFNEADVPDKAEHHYDTLIITLSRGNFLVKKILVDTGSFVNLIMLETLKNMGFSEKDLVKKAVPLVGFSGETKQSLGEIVVPTFAGGMNKQVRYLVIDGLSTYNVILGRH; this comes from the exons ATGACGTTGTATGATGGAACAGAGGATCTGCTGGAGCACATCAACCAGTACAAACAGAAAATGATGGTGGGTGCAGCAACAAGGCCTGAAAAGGAGGCatgtatgtgcaaaggattcggttcCACCTTGTCAGGAGCTGCACTCCAGTG GGTTAGTGAATGTTTTCAATCAGCAGTTCGCAAGCATCGCAAGCCAGAAAAATTATCCAATGATCTATACCAGATCGTCCAGAGGTTCGAGGAGTCCACCAGGGATTATCTTGCCATATTCAATGTGAAAAAAATATCTATCCCTAGGTGCGACCCTACAACGGCAGTCAACGCCTTCAGAAGGGGACTGCATCGCGACTCTGATTTGTATAAGGATCTCATGAAGCATCCATGTGCCACCTTTGAGGAAGTCAAGCTAATGGCAGAGGCTACTTATCTCCTAGAAGAGGATGAGGATAGAAGAGACCTGTATGGAACAGAGTCGTCCAGTAGAAAAATCACAACAGAGAGAAAGAATGAAAGAGCCAAACCCTACAGCAAGAACACCGTGAACAAAGTCTCAGGAGAAACAGAGATCACCGAGGCTCCACCTAATCTCAGCGAGTATGGGTTCACCACTGGACTTGCTGGGGTAAG TTATTCAGCAGCAAAGCGCCATGCAACCGAGACTAAAGGAGATAAACCAGAGTTCTCCCTCAGGGTCAGCAGACAAGATCTACTAGCAATCTCATTCAACGAGGCAGACGTACCTGATAAGGCAGAACACCACTATGACACCTTGATCATTACCCTTTCTAGAGGGAATTTCCTTGTTAAAAAGATATTAGTAGATACAGGAAGCTTTGTGAATCTGATAATGCTAGAAACCTTGAAGaacatggggttcagcgagaaaGACCTGGTGAAGAAGGCAGTACCCTTAGTAGGTTTCAGCGGAGAAACCAAACAGTCCCTTGGAGAAATAGTGGTACCTACCTTTGCAGGGGGTATGAACAAACAGGTACGGTACTTGGTCATTGATGGTCTGTCAACTTATAACGTGATACTTGGAAGGCATTAG